The genomic segment tgattattaaataacgaattgaacaaagtttataGTCATATAAAGTtggtgtacctacatttaacggttaacgaagtgcacgggatcaactagtatagtagtatatatatatatgtataccattatactattatagcctataggtatttgctatacattttatttttacattatcaaGACATTTATAATTTCCATTATTACTTAATCGCATATTACTATTTCTtatgtattttgataatttttttttttatgacttataCAGTTTacacataacaataattgagttaaaaatagcccaatcattttttatttaataaaattaaaaatgtataattttacatactatacaatatacattataatatatttatacaatttatctaagcttaattgttaaatttgacattttttgatccacaataaaaatgtctaattttatatatagctattagctatattatatatgtattgttaatattttttttaattaaagattCTAGATaagaatagttttaatataaaatatacaaaaaaaattgattcattAACAATAGTTTGgtttattataatgcatattatgtatagaaatataagaaataagtattaaaattatattctgatACAggtttatttagataattaatacagcatttttattattttcaatatgacttatatatgtattttatgtaaaatatttatgtatgcaACCTGGCATCTCAAATCTCAAACCCACGTCAACGTATACTGTGAAGTGTGAgtactgtattataaataatataatctatatccaTCTAGGATTCTAGAAAATACCCACGCTGTATACCTTGTATGGAGGTAAACTAAATCCGAAACATCTTTTTTGTGGTAAACTGAGTAACCTTAAGGTTTGAAAAGATTTAAGGTAAAATGAGTTTCgggtttgaacatttttacgGTGAACCGACTGAACTCAGTTTCTTTAAAAGCTCATTTTTCATATCACAGTACTGGCTGAGGACAGTCCgtggttaaaacttaaaaatgtgctttttttgttttctctattgtttttttaataattgttttaattcgcAATActgtcatatttatataaaaaatcataattaagtaaaaatagatatatctatgtgtacaaattattaataatatttattttatcactatttttattatgtacaggAACagggtaaaaatgtatattaaatgagTTCAACAAATTcaagtcataaaatatttttattttcaccatTTCACCATTTCTTGTCTCAAAATAAATGTCTTTTTCTAaagttatctttttttttttttataataatctatttgttacatatttgcatgtatatcaataaaactataGATGTTTGGATGagaattattaaacattccatTGAAAAATCGATAATTACTAATTGGGTTTTCCAGAATGTagacaattttactttttatatttataaagtatttttagaaaatgaaattatattattcttggaCTCAATTTACTTAAGATGTTTAAGATTTTCGTACTCAGTTTAccggtaaataatatttacccaaTTATTTGGGACTTAATGGTCACCTATTCACCCAGCCCCGCCTGTATATACGATGTGAACCACCTATGTGTGTacctaaataatgtataataggtatcagatccagactacaatatattatattataatttataataaattcaaaagtataatatgtataaacataatataattatacttaaaaatactatCAGTCGCGGTCAGCCGCCCTGCAAGCAGCTGCGACGCTATTGGCGCAACGCTGCCAGACGGACAGGAAATCGACCACCGACGCCGGTTCGTTTCGTGGATAAGCGGCGTGGACAGTCGTCATGGCGGTCGACCCTCCGTCGCCCAGCGCAGTCGCCGTGTACTGGAACCAACACTTGATCCTCTGGTGGGTGTGTCGGCGCCGCCTGACCACCGTGGCCGTGGACGGGCTGTGCCGCTGCTGCTCGTCCGACTGGCAGTGCAGGGCCATTAGCTTGGCTTTGAGGCGTTCCAGAAATCCAGGTGGCGGAAATTCCGACTGCCTGTCCACACCCGACTTGTGTAACATGCACCACGGGTGAATGACAAACAATAGGTTCCGCTCCGGATGTCCTATCCAACCGCCGCCGTGGTTCGTAACGGACACGGTGGACGTGTACGCTGCGCTAGTCGAGGAAGTCCGGCCACTTGGGACGGCAACTCCTTGGGCTGGCCTGTGATCTGACCGTTCCGAACCGTCCGTCGATGATACATCCGCTTCATCCGCATCTTCCGCTTCGTCCACTCCGTCAGATCGCTCGGCTTTTCTCGTCACCTCTGCCGCCTTCGTGGTCGCTGTCTTCAACCGTCTCTGTGACAGAGCTAAATTCACGTGGACATGAGTGTAGCACTAAAATTGacggccataatattatatagtcatttaagatatatatcatagtataaactataatgattATACAGGGTGTTTAAAAATAGAGAAAATTCTAGATTTTAAAAGTCATAACTCCGCAAGTTTTTGTCATACCAAGATTATTAGTCGTTAGGCGCCCGGTGctaatgtaattttgtacacaaaaatacgctctacgggaataatgatctTGTTCTATAGAATTAAACAATttcgataaattttttttaacatatggAGATTAATATTTACAGGCTGTACCGAACtccgtttttaaatgtttcaatctcaaactttataatatgtcttcaaaaataatacaattttaaatgttttttttatgaattatgatattataccataattttaaataaaataaaaatcgaagtTCAATACGACCAAGTTAATTCTAgattaaatcaaaaacaaaacattcggtgcaaaaaaatatttttgtcacacCTGCACAGAAAGTTTGGTATTCGATGACGGTTGTTGAGTTGGAAAACGACCTTTTTCCATCGAAATTAaatggaaatccccaaaagtacTGAGCTCACATACCACACGTATCCTCTGCACAAACAGACACTAAAATCTATActacggtccttacaaaacataaacttttggttacatttaatattcatattataacctccatgcatgacgcgtaaacattttttttcatgagaTAGTTgttttcgtataataatttggttgttgcatagatccccgCATAATGCATTACCTTTGCccgtgattacatttttttattcttattttattttaatataataattattattttactgaaatctataccatgGTCCTTACATAACATACACTTTTGGTTAaatcttatacatattataacatcacgatgtagagaagatatctTCTCTATACCGTGTAGGTATAACATCCACGCATGAcgcttaaaatcaataaaaccaaatcgtttctttcatgaaatattgttttcgtagaacAGTCTGGTTTTTGCCTATATTATCTTTGCCGTGATGGCATGATCAATGAACGCAGAGGCGTGAGAAAAATAgaatgtgtggctcgtgcgagAAGACAATTTCAGTCATGGGTGAAATGCGGTACAAGtcgcccgcgactgaaatagctcacttcctgCCCTTgtcacacaatatactatttcaattttttggttgtgttacatttttagcaaagtatttttaatacgcaataattattaaaagtgttAAATTATGAACCACACATTTCTTACTTTATTCTTACACTTTTCCAAACccaaaatgtcaataatttcaaaaacctAATCAACAATTTTGTGTCCAAAAATCTATCAATTGACACGACTTATACACTTACATGGAACAATGTTCACTATATTACAATgtcactatatattttatattctcaaATCCGAATGGCGAAGAAAATCCATAATTATTTCAACCCAATTTCCCTTGAAATCAAAAGCAACCAATCTAGTCGTAAATTATAAAAGCCTTCAGTGGCCATCGATCGTTATGTTAATAGTTATTCGATAATTGATTACTATAAGTAGgtgattcatattataataattatcattttatttcccCGCAGTACACGCAACTATTACGGGAAATGTTTCCGGCCTAAGCAGTACGACTGTTTTATCTGTCCAGTGtacattacattaatatatagtttatcaaTAGCGCTTTATTCTTTGGCAGtcagaaatattttaactatactcCGAATCATAGCAAAGTGATATTACGATGCTcggtaacatataataatatagtgagcattaaaataatatggtagttGAATCTGGTCctattattggtattttataagtatatataatatagtattatataatatattatatatattaagcgCCTATGGTTACCTATACCTTATCCAACATACGCATATTACATAAATCATGTGAAATATAGTTGACCTCCAAAGAATGATAAAAGCTACCTATATTACACTTTTGTCGGTCActattgtcaatttttttttttcttgatacttattgaaaaatgtacctattttattactattttaaagacaaaaaatCACATGAATAATTTACATACTTTTTTAATGATAGGTGTATTTAGGTACATCACTATTTTAAGTTCTATCactatttcagtatttcactaagttagatagaaattataatatgaccttCAGAATGTACatacttaaaatacctatatgggttattattcattttacattctccaataaatttgatttagagTTTTGATCGTCTATACTCTAATTGAATAGATTTTTTGACACGTATTTGTAGAGTTTggcacttttaatatttttttacaatcatcCCAAGTATCTGTATACCATAgtggttcccaaactttttattttatgcccttcgcttaaattttcaaaaatctcacTCCTCTAGTGTAGACgacctttttttgtttgttatagtgatacaaaataactatatattatacaaataaagactttttttcataagtttaaaaataaaatataaatccacttaataattaataatattatttttatatttttgaatacaattttgtgagtatttttatattaaagattataagtaaaattaatttattgttttcaaatttaccgattttaactacaaaattctCGTTATTTCATCATCACTATATTCCCCCTACCCACgttagtatatattaaatatgggcatgaataatattttgtaatatttatgttgtaaattgtttaataataataaacattgaaaatatgtaggtacctattc from the Acyrthosiphon pisum isolate AL4f chromosome X, pea_aphid_22Mar2018_4r6ur, whole genome shotgun sequence genome contains:
- the LOC100574717 gene encoding uncharacterized protein LOC100574717; translated protein: MSDNYSDDNDSLNLTVKERIEKFSKEHNFTVNETSLKFQRLISIFEKEESETKFKSLSQRRLKTATTKAAEVTRKAERSDGVDEAEDADEADVSSTDGSERSDHRPAQGVAVPSGRTSSTSAAYTSTVSVTNHGGGWIGHPERNLLFVIHPWCMLHKSGVDRQSEFPPPGFLERLKAKLMALHCQSDEQQRHSPSTATVVRRRRHTHQRIKCWFQYTATALGDGGSTAMTTVHAAYPRNEPASVVDFLSVWQRCANSVAAACRAADRD